From one Tsukamurella tyrosinosolvens genomic stretch:
- a CDS encoding pseudouridine synthase yields the protein MNRPARRDGTPDRNRTSKPKQGAKPPQKQAGRQGGVPRLSNAKPARTQNVPIRDVDDWDAPEKAPHPGGDSDKIRLQKVLAQAGVASRRVAEDMIADGRVEVDGEIVTEQGRRVDPNVAVVRVDGVRVLVNENLVHLALNKPRGWQSTMSDDMGRPCVGDIVAERVAAGQRLFHVGRLDADTEGLLLITNDGDLAHRLMHPSYEVPKTYLAWVQGEVQRRLGNTLRSGVELEDGPAKVDKFSVLEASEGRSMVRVVLHEGRKHIVRRLLAEVGHPVERLVRTHVGSVALGDQRPGSLRVLGRDEVSALYQAVGL from the coding sequence ATGAACAGACCCGCTCGCCGTGATGGCACACCGGACCGAAACAGAACCAGCAAGCCGAAACAGGGTGCGAAGCCGCCGCAGAAGCAGGCGGGGCGCCAGGGCGGCGTCCCCCGCCTGTCGAACGCCAAACCCGCACGCACGCAGAACGTCCCCATCCGCGACGTCGACGATTGGGACGCGCCGGAGAAGGCCCCGCACCCGGGCGGCGACAGCGACAAGATCCGCCTGCAGAAGGTGCTGGCCCAGGCCGGCGTCGCATCGCGGCGCGTGGCCGAGGACATGATCGCCGACGGCCGCGTCGAGGTGGACGGCGAGATCGTCACCGAGCAGGGCCGCCGCGTGGACCCGAACGTCGCGGTCGTCCGCGTCGACGGCGTGCGCGTGCTCGTCAACGAGAACCTCGTGCACCTCGCGCTGAACAAGCCCCGCGGCTGGCAGTCGACGATGAGCGACGACATGGGCCGCCCCTGCGTGGGCGACATCGTGGCCGAGCGCGTCGCGGCGGGCCAGCGGCTCTTCCACGTCGGCCGCCTCGACGCCGACACCGAGGGCCTGCTGCTCATCACCAACGACGGCGACCTCGCGCACCGGCTCATGCACCCCTCCTACGAGGTGCCCAAGACCTACCTCGCGTGGGTGCAGGGCGAGGTGCAGCGCCGGCTCGGCAACACGCTGCGATCCGGCGTCGAGCTCGAGGACGGCCCCGCGAAGGTGGACAAGTTCTCCGTGCTCGAGGCCTCCGAGGGCCGATCGATGGTCCGCGTCGTGCTGCACGAGGGCCGCAAGCACATCGTGCGTCGCCTGCTGGCCGAGGTCGGGCACCCCGTCGAGCGGCTGGTGCGCACCCACGTCGGGTCGGTGGCGCTGGGCGATCAGCGCCCGGGCTCGCTGCGCGTGCTCGGCCGCGATGAAGTGTCGGCGCTGTACCAGGCGGTGGGACTGTGA
- the scpB gene encoding SMC-Scp complex subunit ScpB, which translates to MSEQAEDFALVEGMEPDELRSALEALLLVVDAPATAEQLGTALEEPEERITADLRAWAGELAERRSGMELRESAEGWRLYSRAEYAPYVERLLLDGVRSKLTRAALETLAVIAYKQPVSRSQVGAVRGVNVDGVMRTLAARGLIVEAGTDAGATTYATTELFLERLGLSSLDELPPLAPLLPEIDVIEDLSSHLDEEPRFAKLGRKSADVIGFDPDA; encoded by the coding sequence ATGAGCGAGCAGGCCGAGGATTTCGCCCTGGTCGAGGGCATGGAGCCGGACGAGCTGCGGTCGGCGCTGGAGGCGCTGCTGCTGGTGGTGGACGCGCCGGCGACCGCGGAGCAGCTGGGCACCGCCCTGGAGGAGCCGGAGGAGCGGATCACCGCCGACCTGCGCGCCTGGGCGGGCGAGTTGGCGGAGCGACGGTCCGGCATGGAGCTGCGCGAGTCCGCCGAGGGCTGGCGGCTCTACAGCCGCGCCGAGTACGCGCCCTACGTCGAGCGACTCCTGCTCGACGGGGTGCGGTCCAAGCTGACCCGCGCCGCGCTCGAGACCCTCGCGGTGATCGCCTACAAGCAGCCGGTGAGCCGGTCCCAGGTGGGCGCGGTCCGCGGCGTGAACGTCGATGGCGTCATGCGCACGCTCGCGGCCCGCGGCCTCATCGTGGAGGCGGGCACCGACGCCGGCGCCACGACCTACGCGACGACCGAGCTCTTCCTCGAGCGGCTCGGCCTGAGCTCGCTGGACGAGCTGCCGCCGCTCGCGCCCCTGCTGCCCGAGATCGACGTCATCGAGGACCTCAGCTCGCACCTCGACGAGGAGCCGCGGTTCGCCAAGCTCGGCCGCAAGAGCGCAGACGTGATCGGATTCGATCCCGATGCCTGA
- a CDS encoding segregation and condensation protein A, producing MSPTDTEPIEAVAEPDQPEAAGSGPDGAPEPQPGFTVKLANFEGPFDLLLQLIGGRRLDVTEVALHIVTDEFIAYTKQLGAEADLDQTTEFLVVAATLLDLKAARLLPAGEVEDADDLALLEARDLLFARLLQYRAYKQVAELMAQLEAKANRRYPRAVGLEPRFEELVPPVQLGVTPEQFALVAASAFTPKPKPTVGLGHLHVPKVSVPEQARLIAARLRERPDHWSGFSEIVADCDSGIAVIARFLALLELYRERAVLFDQPEALGDLKVRWSGENENVVVGGTRDEYDETPGDDWQEER from the coding sequence GTGAGCCCCACCGATACCGAGCCGATCGAGGCGGTCGCGGAGCCGGATCAGCCGGAGGCCGCCGGCTCCGGACCCGACGGTGCGCCCGAGCCGCAGCCCGGCTTCACGGTGAAGCTCGCGAACTTCGAGGGCCCGTTCGACCTGCTCCTGCAGCTGATCGGCGGGCGACGCCTGGACGTCACCGAAGTGGCGCTGCACATCGTCACCGACGAGTTCATCGCGTACACCAAGCAACTCGGCGCCGAGGCCGACCTCGACCAGACCACCGAATTCCTCGTCGTCGCCGCGACGCTGCTCGACCTCAAGGCCGCGCGGCTGCTGCCCGCGGGTGAGGTCGAGGACGCCGACGACCTGGCGCTGCTCGAGGCCCGCGACCTGCTGTTCGCCCGCCTGCTCCAGTACCGCGCCTACAAGCAGGTGGCGGAACTGATGGCCCAGCTCGAGGCGAAGGCGAACCGTCGATACCCCCGGGCCGTGGGGCTGGAGCCCCGATTCGAGGAGCTCGTGCCGCCGGTCCAGCTGGGCGTCACCCCGGAGCAGTTCGCGCTCGTCGCCGCGTCCGCGTTCACCCCCAAGCCAAAGCCGACCGTCGGCCTCGGGCATCTGCACGTGCCCAAGGTCTCGGTGCCGGAACAGGCCCGGCTCATCGCGGCGAGGCTGCGAGAGCGGCCCGACCACTGGTCCGGGTTCTCCGAGATCGTCGCCGACTGCGACTCCGGCATCGCCGTGATCGCCCGCTTCCTCGCGCTGCTCGAGCTGTACCGCGAGCGGGCCGTGCTCTTCGACCAGCCCGAGGCGCTCGGCGACCTCAAAGTGCGCTGGTCGGGGGAGAACGAGAACGTGGTCGTGGGCGGCACCCGCGACGAGTACGACGAGACACCCGGCGACGACTGGCAGGAGGAACGATGA
- a CDS encoding ParA family protein, which translates to MGELDHHHAPKPTAEDGLDATGRPRVEFPEPTPKTTHGPARVIAVCNQKGGVGKTTTTINLGASLASYGRRVLLVDLDPQGALSAGLGVAHHELELTVHNLLMESRIAADDVLLRTRVDGLDLLPSNIDLSAAEIQLVNEVGREQTLGRALYPVLDRYDYILIDCQPSLGLLTVNALACADQVLIPMECEYFALRGLALLTDTVDKVKDRLNPRLGMAGIVVTMFDSRTLHSRDVMARVVEVFGDAVYHSVISRTVRFPETSVAGEPITSWAPKSSGANAYRALAREVIAQEK; encoded by the coding sequence CTGGGGGAGCTGGATCATCACCACGCGCCCAAGCCCACGGCCGAGGACGGTCTCGACGCGACGGGCCGGCCCCGCGTCGAGTTCCCCGAGCCGACGCCGAAGACCACCCACGGCCCCGCCCGCGTGATCGCGGTGTGCAACCAGAAGGGCGGCGTCGGCAAGACGACGACCACCATCAACCTGGGCGCCTCGCTCGCCTCCTACGGGCGGCGCGTGCTGCTCGTCGACCTCGACCCGCAGGGCGCGCTCTCCGCCGGCCTCGGCGTCGCGCACCACGAGCTCGAGCTCACGGTGCACAACCTGCTCATGGAGTCGCGGATCGCCGCCGACGACGTGCTGCTGCGCACCCGGGTCGACGGGCTCGACCTGCTGCCCTCGAACATCGACCTCTCCGCCGCGGAGATCCAGCTGGTCAACGAGGTGGGCCGCGAGCAGACCCTCGGTCGGGCGCTGTACCCGGTACTGGATCGCTACGACTACATCCTCATCGACTGCCAGCCCTCCCTGGGGCTGCTCACGGTGAACGCGCTGGCCTGCGCCGATCAGGTGCTCATCCCCATGGAGTGCGAGTACTTCGCGCTGCGCGGCCTGGCGCTGCTCACCGACACCGTCGACAAGGTGAAGGACCGCCTGAACCCACGGCTGGGCATGGCGGGCATCGTGGTCACCATGTTCGACTCGCGGACGCTGCACTCGCGCGACGTGATGGCCCGCGTCGTCGAGGTCTTCGGCGACGCCGTCTACCACTCCGTCATCTCGCGGACGGTCCGCTTCCCGGAGACCTCGGTCGCGGGCGAGCCCATCACCTCCTGGGCGCCGAAGTCGTCCGGCGCCAACGCCTATCGCGCCCTCGCGCGCGAGGTGATCGCGCAGGAGAAGTGA
- the xerD gene encoding site-specific tyrosine recombinase XerD, which produces MALDDQLRAYVDHLTVERGAAANTLSSYRRDLARYREYLGGLGVGDLADVTQNQVSGFLVALREGGPDHPPLAASSAARSLIAVRGLHRFAAAEGMTSADVAREVRPPAPAKRLPKALPVEQVIALLEAAGGDSDADTPSRLRDRAMLELLYSCGARISEVTALDVDDIDAESRSVVLLGKGGKQRVVPIGRPALAALDAYLVRGRPALVKRSNPALFLNVRGGRLSRQSAWQVLAAAAERAGIDTTTTHVSPHTLRHSFATHLLEGGADVRVVQELLGHASVTTTQVYTLVTVSALREVYAQAHPRALG; this is translated from the coding sequence GTGGCTCTCGACGATCAGCTGCGCGCGTACGTCGACCACCTCACCGTCGAACGGGGCGCCGCGGCGAACACCCTCAGCAGTTACCGGCGCGACCTGGCCCGGTACCGCGAGTACCTGGGTGGGCTGGGTGTCGGCGATCTCGCCGATGTCACCCAGAACCAGGTCAGCGGATTCCTCGTCGCGCTGCGCGAGGGCGGGCCGGATCATCCGCCGCTCGCCGCCAGCTCCGCGGCGCGCTCGCTGATCGCCGTGCGCGGCCTGCACCGGTTCGCGGCCGCCGAGGGGATGACGAGCGCCGACGTGGCCCGCGAGGTCCGGCCGCCCGCGCCCGCCAAGCGGCTGCCCAAGGCGCTGCCCGTGGAGCAGGTCATCGCGCTGCTCGAGGCGGCCGGGGGAGACTCCGACGCCGACACCCCGTCGCGCCTGCGCGACCGCGCGATGCTGGAACTCCTGTACTCGTGCGGGGCCCGCATCTCCGAGGTCACCGCCCTCGACGTGGACGACATCGACGCCGAGTCGCGCTCGGTGGTGCTGCTCGGCAAGGGCGGCAAGCAGCGCGTCGTGCCGATCGGGCGGCCCGCGCTCGCGGCGCTGGACGCCTACCTCGTGCGGGGGCGGCCCGCGTTGGTGAAGCGGTCGAACCCGGCGCTGTTCCTCAACGTGCGCGGCGGGCGGCTCTCCCGGCAGTCGGCGTGGCAGGTGCTCGCCGCCGCGGCCGAGCGCGCCGGGATCGACACCACGACGACGCATGTCTCGCCGCACACCCTGCGGCACTCCTTCGCCACCCATCTGCTCGAGGGCGGCGCGGACGTGCGCGTGGTGCAGGAGCTGCTCGGCCACGCCTCGGTCACCACGACGCAGGTGTACACCCTCGTGACGGTCAGCGCGCTCCGCGAGGTCTACGCCCAGGCGCACCCTCGGGCGCTCGGTTGA
- a CDS encoding NUDIX domain-containing protein, translating to MTTQMTEQLAPLGSVQTHDFQALSSETVYEGPIFAVRRDEVTMPGGGTAVRDVVEHDGAVAVVAMNADGAIAMVNQYRHPMGRRMLEIPAGLLDHTGEEEPVCAAQRELAEETGLGAREWHVLVDLAPSPGFTDEMVRVYLATDLRYCEMAEQEDEELDMTVEWIAMPDAVRMVLSGEIVNSTSVSAILAATMVTDDDTPLRCSDAPWPGRPTALAARKGRPVEDGQ from the coding sequence ATGACCACGCAGATGACTGAGCAGCTCGCGCCGCTCGGTTCCGTGCAGACGCACGACTTCCAGGCGCTCAGCAGTGAGACCGTGTACGAGGGGCCGATCTTCGCGGTCCGTCGCGACGAGGTGACGATGCCGGGCGGCGGCACCGCCGTCCGGGACGTCGTGGAGCACGACGGGGCCGTGGCCGTCGTCGCCATGAACGCCGACGGCGCCATCGCCATGGTCAACCAGTACCGCCACCCCATGGGCCGGCGGATGCTGGAGATCCCCGCCGGGCTCCTCGACCACACCGGCGAGGAGGAGCCCGTCTGCGCCGCGCAGCGTGAGCTTGCGGAGGAGACGGGGCTCGGCGCCCGCGAGTGGCACGTCCTGGTGGACCTCGCCCCGTCGCCCGGCTTCACCGACGAGATGGTGCGCGTCTACCTCGCCACCGACCTGCGGTACTGCGAGATGGCGGAGCAGGAGGACGAGGAGCTCGACATGACCGTCGAGTGGATCGCCATGCCGGACGCCGTCCGCATGGTGCTCTCCGGTGAGATCGTGAACTCGACCTCCGTGAGCGCGATCCTCGCCGCCACGATGGTGACCGACGACGACACCCCGCTGCGCTGTTCCGACGCGCCGTGGCCGGGCCGCCCGACGGCCCTCGCCGCCCGCAAGGGCCGGCCCGTGGAGGACGGACAGTAA
- a CDS encoding CTP synthase, with protein MPSPRVGARVATKHIFVSGGVASSLGKGLTASSLGQLLTARGLRVTMQKLDPYLNVDPGTMNPFQHGEVFVTEDGAETDLDVGHYERFLDRNLSGIANVTTGQVYSTVIAKERRGEYLGDTVQVIPHITDEIKARILAMQAPDSEGIVPDVVITEIGGTVGDIESQPFLEAARQVRHDVGRDNVFFLHVSLVPYLAASGELKTKPTQHSVAALRSIGITPDALILRCDRDVPEGQRNKIALMCDVDIDGVISCPDAGSIYDVPKVLHQNQLDAYVVRKLGLPFRDVDWTVWGDLLRRVHEPRETVNIALVGKYIDLPDAYLSVTEALRAGGFANWAKVQISWVPSDDCETEAGASAALRDVDGVLIPGGFGIRGIEGKLGAIRYARKRGVPLLGLCLGLQCIVIEAARSVGLEGASSTEFDDDTQYPVISTMADQEQAVAGEADLGGTMRLGAYPAALERGSIVAAAYGSTEVSERHRHRFEVNNSYRDKIAESGLKFSGVSPDGHLVEFVEYPKEAHPFLVGTQAHPELKSRPTRPHPLFAAFVGAALKYRAELELPVGVRTAVEEVPSEDDHADD; from the coding sequence TTGCCCTCTCCTCGCGTTGGCGCGCGTGTCGCCACGAAGCACATCTTCGTCTCCGGAGGCGTTGCGTCCTCCCTGGGTAAGGGCCTGACGGCCTCCAGCTTGGGACAGCTCCTCACGGCGCGCGGGCTGCGCGTCACCATGCAGAAGCTCGATCCGTACCTCAACGTGGATCCGGGCACCATGAACCCGTTCCAGCACGGCGAGGTCTTCGTCACCGAGGACGGCGCCGAGACCGACCTCGACGTCGGCCACTACGAGCGGTTCCTCGACCGGAACCTCTCGGGCATCGCCAACGTCACCACGGGCCAGGTGTACTCGACGGTCATCGCCAAGGAGCGCCGCGGCGAATACCTGGGCGACACGGTGCAGGTCATCCCGCACATCACCGATGAGATCAAGGCCCGCATCCTCGCGATGCAGGCGCCCGACTCCGAGGGCATCGTCCCGGACGTCGTGATCACCGAGATCGGCGGCACCGTCGGCGACATCGAGTCGCAGCCCTTCCTCGAGGCCGCCCGCCAGGTGCGCCACGACGTGGGCCGCGACAACGTCTTCTTCCTGCACGTCTCGCTGGTGCCGTACCTCGCCGCGTCCGGCGAGCTCAAGACCAAGCCCACGCAGCACTCGGTCGCCGCGCTGCGCAGCATCGGCATCACGCCCGACGCGCTCATCCTGCGCTGCGACCGCGACGTGCCCGAGGGCCAGCGCAACAAGATCGCGCTGATGTGCGACGTCGACATCGACGGCGTCATCTCCTGCCCCGACGCCGGCTCGATCTACGACGTGCCGAAGGTGCTGCACCAGAACCAGCTCGACGCGTACGTCGTGCGCAAGCTGGGCCTGCCCTTCCGCGACGTCGACTGGACCGTGTGGGGCGACCTGCTGCGCCGCGTCCACGAGCCGCGCGAGACCGTGAACATCGCCCTGGTCGGCAAGTACATCGACCTGCCCGACGCCTACCTGTCGGTGACCGAGGCGCTGCGCGCCGGCGGTTTCGCCAACTGGGCCAAGGTGCAGATCTCTTGGGTCCCGTCGGACGACTGCGAGACCGAGGCCGGCGCCTCCGCCGCCCTGCGCGATGTGGACGGCGTCCTCATCCCCGGCGGCTTCGGCATCCGCGGCATCGAGGGCAAGCTCGGCGCGATCCGCTACGCCCGCAAGCGCGGCGTGCCGCTGCTCGGCCTGTGCCTGGGCCTGCAGTGCATCGTGATCGAGGCGGCCCGGTCCGTCGGGCTCGAGGGCGCCAGCTCCACCGAGTTCGACGACGACACCCAGTACCCCGTGATCTCGACCATGGCGGACCAGGAGCAGGCCGTCGCCGGCGAGGCCGACCTCGGCGGCACCATGCGGCTCGGCGCCTACCCGGCGGCCCTCGAGCGCGGCTCGATCGTCGCCGCCGCGTACGGCTCCACCGAGGTCTCCGAGCGCCACCGCCACCGTTTCGAGGTCAACAACTCCTACCGCGACAAGATCGCGGAGTCGGGCCTGAAGTTCTCGGGCGTCTCGCCCGACGGGCACCTCGTCGAGTTCGTCGAGTACCCGAAGGAGGCCCACCCCTTCCTGGTCGGTACGCAGGCGCATCCCGAGCTCAAGTCGCGCCCGACGCGCCCGCATCCGCTGTTCGCGGCGTTCGTCGGCGCGGCCCTGAAGTACCGGGCCGAGCTCGAGCTCCCGGTCGGCGTCCGGACCGCCGTGGAAGAGGTACCGTCGGAGGATGACCACGCAGATGACTGA
- a CDS encoding copper transporter yields the protein MPGPSRRLRSSGARRPALFWAAVLLAFAVGVALGGGVLARFTTDGDLKDLRTKVDQLEQSNAALTDRARAADAFADGAAPSTLGRSLAGVPVLVVVAPSADRGDVAQISRRLTQGGGTVAGTLTLTADLYAEDKAERLRGVVDNAVPNGVTLDAALVDPRARAGDLLGAVLLSEGAAKAPSTGRTDALAALKQAGFVDFSGPTVPGARAAVIVTGGTVPGERAGEGQGIGRLAAALSRHGDGAVLAGRTGSSQGAGPIVVVRQDKALAPELATVDDADTVVGQVSTALALAQATRDDVRAYGTGVR from the coding sequence GTGCCGGGCCCGTCGCGCCGCCTCCGCTCGTCCGGCGCCCGCCGGCCCGCGCTGTTCTGGGCGGCGGTGCTGCTGGCCTTCGCCGTCGGCGTGGCCCTGGGCGGGGGAGTCCTCGCCCGGTTCACCACCGACGGTGACCTCAAGGACCTGCGGACGAAGGTCGATCAGCTCGAGCAGAGCAACGCCGCGCTCACGGACCGCGCCCGCGCCGCCGACGCCTTCGCCGACGGCGCGGCACCGTCGACCTTGGGCCGGAGCCTGGCCGGCGTCCCCGTCCTCGTGGTCGTCGCACCGTCGGCCGACCGCGGCGACGTCGCGCAGATCAGCCGACGCCTGACGCAGGGCGGCGGCACCGTCGCGGGCACGCTGACCCTGACCGCCGACCTCTACGCCGAGGACAAGGCCGAGCGGCTGCGCGGCGTCGTCGACAACGCCGTGCCGAACGGCGTCACCCTCGACGCCGCCCTCGTCGATCCCCGCGCCCGCGCCGGCGACCTGCTCGGCGCCGTCCTGCTCTCCGAGGGCGCGGCGAAGGCGCCGTCGACCGGCCGGACCGACGCCCTCGCCGCCCTGAAGCAGGCCGGCTTCGTCGATTTCTCCGGTCCGACGGTGCCCGGCGCGCGCGCCGCGGTGATAGTGACGGGCGGAACAGTGCCCGGTGAACGCGCCGGCGAGGGGCAGGGCATCGGCCGCCTCGCGGCCGCGCTGTCGCGCCACGGCGACGGCGCCGTCCTCGCCGGCCGCACCGGATCGTCGCAGGGTGCGGGCCCGATCGTGGTCGTCCGGCAGGACAAGGCGCTTGCTCCCGAGCTCGCCACCGTCGACGACGCCGACACCGTCGTCGGGCAGGTCTCGACCGCCCTGGCGCTCGCGCAGGCGACGCGCGACGACGTCCGCGCCTACGGAACGGGCGTCCGCTGA
- the steA gene encoding putative cytokinetic ring protein SteA, which yields MKLTGLLSRNTSNLPGVTGTARVDKDTTRLLGRIGRGDIVVCDELDLDRTTADLMVEAGVAAVVNASPFISGRYPNLGPEVLAAAGIELVDDAGKEVFSRIKDGAKIRVHEGVVYTGERELAHGESLTDTDVTSRMLAARSGVVDHLEAFAGNTVEFIRVESPLLIDGVGIPDVEVNLNNRHVLVVSDGADHVEDLKRLKPFIKEYAPVLIGVNRGADALVKAGYRPDLIVGDPEMITTNTLRSGAQVVLPAAPDGHAPGLERIQDLGIGAMTFPATGSAADLALIIADHHGASLIVSVGHSASLEEFFDAGRRESNPSTFLTRLKVGTKLVDGKAVATLYRSRGHGGAIALFILAALVAVVAAVLVSNQGHDLLQWVIDQWNRFALWVQGQFRAL from the coding sequence ATGAAGCTCACTGGCCTGCTGTCCCGCAACACGTCGAACCTGCCCGGCGTCACCGGCACCGCCCGGGTCGACAAGGACACCACGCGTCTGCTCGGCCGGATCGGCCGCGGCGACATCGTGGTGTGCGACGAGCTGGACCTCGACCGCACCACCGCTGACCTCATGGTCGAGGCGGGGGTCGCGGCGGTGGTCAACGCGTCGCCGTTCATCTCCGGCCGCTACCCGAACCTCGGACCCGAGGTGCTGGCGGCCGCCGGGATCGAGCTCGTCGACGACGCGGGCAAGGAGGTCTTCTCGCGCATCAAGGACGGTGCGAAGATCCGCGTCCACGAGGGCGTCGTCTACACCGGCGAGCGCGAGCTGGCCCACGGCGAGTCGCTCACCGACACCGACGTGACCTCCCGCATGCTGGCCGCGCGCTCCGGCGTCGTCGACCACCTCGAGGCCTTCGCCGGCAACACCGTCGAGTTCATCCGCGTCGAGTCGCCGCTGCTCATCGACGGAGTCGGCATCCCCGACGTCGAGGTCAACCTCAACAACCGGCACGTGCTCGTCGTCTCCGACGGCGCCGACCACGTCGAGGACCTCAAGCGCCTCAAGCCCTTCATCAAGGAGTACGCGCCGGTCCTCATCGGCGTGAACCGCGGTGCCGACGCGCTGGTCAAGGCCGGCTACCGCCCCGACCTCATCGTCGGCGACCCGGAGATGATCACCACCAACACGCTGCGCTCCGGCGCGCAGGTCGTGTTGCCCGCCGCCCCCGACGGCCACGCGCCCGGCCTCGAGCGCATCCAGGACCTCGGCATCGGCGCCATGACCTTCCCGGCCACCGGCTCGGCCGCCGATCTCGCGCTCATCATCGCCGACCACCACGGCGCCTCGCTCATCGTCTCCGTCGGCCACTCCGCTTCATTGGAGGAGTTCTTCGACGCGGGCCGCCGCGAGTCCAACCCGTCGACGTTCCTCACCCGGCTCAAGGTGGGCACCAAGCTGGTCGACGGCAAGGCCGTCGCGACCCTGTACCGCAGCCGCGGCCACGGCGGCGCGATCGCGCTGTTCATCCTCGCCGCGCTGGTGGCGGTCGTCGCGGCCGTCCTGGTCTCCAACCAGGGCCACGACCTGCTGCAGTGGGTCATCGACCAGTGGAACCGCTTCGCGCTCTGGGTCCAGGGCCAGTTCCGGGCCCTCTAG
- the recN gene encoding DNA repair protein RecN, translating into MLEEIRISSLGVIEQAAAEFAPGLTVLTGETGAGKTMVVTSLHLLAGARADPGRIRAGADKAIVEGRFSLTGASSADLVRETVDGAGGELDDDAVIAVRSVAADGRSRAYLGGRSVPVGTLSEFAGPLLTVHGQNDQLRLLRPERQRDLLDAFAGSPATKALRAYQAVREEWLAARAELADRTTRSRELALEQDHLTASLAEIDGVEPVSGEDVDTVEKIKRLSDLDTLREAADTSYAALTGAGYGGEGEGAGAVLDLLGTVRAALAGSDDAVLRALAERVEEAATVAGDVATELGAYLTDLPSDPSELESLLLRQSELKTLTRKYAPDIDGVLAWADEARTRLEGIDTSAEGLAALQARVTSLEADLAAAAAALTAARVKAAGSLGKKVTGELRKLAMGGASITVDVAPDAVAPDADGAGVVVDGAPRRAGAHGTDVVEFRLVAHDGANPLPIGKSASGGELSRVMLALEVVLAATEQGLTMVFDEVDAGVGGKAAVEIGRRLAALAQRHQVIVVTHLPQVAAFADTHLTVGKQTGKGSVTSTLTALSREERIAELARMLAGLGDSDTGRAHAEELLEAADSDKVAQSGAHASR; encoded by the coding sequence GTGCTCGAAGAGATCCGCATCTCGTCGCTCGGGGTCATCGAGCAGGCCGCGGCGGAGTTCGCGCCCGGCCTCACGGTGCTCACCGGCGAGACCGGCGCGGGCAAGACGATGGTCGTCACCAGCCTGCACCTGCTGGCGGGGGCGCGCGCCGATCCCGGCCGCATCCGCGCCGGCGCCGACAAGGCGATCGTCGAGGGCCGCTTCTCGCTGACCGGGGCCAGCTCCGCGGACCTGGTCCGCGAGACCGTCGACGGCGCCGGCGGCGAGCTCGACGACGACGCCGTGATCGCCGTGCGCAGCGTCGCCGCCGACGGCCGCTCCCGCGCGTACCTCGGCGGGCGCAGCGTGCCCGTCGGCACGCTCTCGGAGTTCGCCGGGCCCCTGCTCACCGTCCACGGGCAGAACGACCAGCTCAGGCTGCTCCGGCCCGAGCGGCAGCGCGACCTGCTGGACGCGTTCGCCGGATCGCCGGCGACCAAGGCGCTGCGCGCCTACCAGGCCGTCCGTGAGGAGTGGCTCGCCGCGCGCGCCGAGCTCGCCGACCGCACCACCCGCTCGCGCGAGCTCGCGCTGGAGCAGGACCACCTCACCGCGTCGCTCGCCGAGATCGACGGCGTCGAGCCGGTGTCGGGCGAGGACGTCGACACCGTCGAGAAGATCAAGCGGCTCTCGGACCTCGACACCCTGCGCGAGGCCGCCGACACCTCGTACGCGGCGCTCACCGGCGCCGGGTACGGCGGCGAGGGCGAGGGTGCCGGCGCCGTGCTCGACCTCCTGGGCACCGTCCGCGCGGCCCTCGCCGGATCCGACGATGCGGTGCTGCGCGCGCTCGCCGAACGGGTCGAGGAGGCGGCCACCGTCGCCGGCGACGTGGCGACCGAGCTGGGCGCGTACCTCACGGACCTGCCCAGCGACCCGTCGGAGCTGGAATCGCTCCTGCTGCGCCAGTCCGAGCTCAAGACCCTCACCCGCAAGTACGCGCCCGACATCGACGGCGTCCTCGCGTGGGCCGACGAGGCCCGCACGCGGCTGGAGGGGATCGACACCTCCGCCGAGGGGCTGGCCGCGCTGCAGGCGCGCGTCACGTCGCTCGAGGCGGACCTAGCCGCCGCGGCCGCGGCGCTGACCGCGGCGCGCGTGAAGGCCGCCGGGTCGCTCGGGAAGAAGGTCACGGGCGAGCTGCGCAAGCTCGCCATGGGCGGCGCGTCGATCACCGTCGACGTCGCGCCCGACGCCGTCGCACCCGACGCGGACGGGGCCGGCGTCGTCGTCGACGGTGCGCCGCGCCGCGCCGGCGCGCACGGCACCGACGTGGTCGAGTTCCGGCTCGTCGCGCACGACGGCGCGAACCCGCTGCCCATCGGCAAGTCGGCCTCGGGCGGCGAGCTCTCCCGCGTGATGCTCGCGCTCGAGGTGGTCCTCGCGGCCACCGAGCAGGGCCTGACGATGGTCTTCGACGAGGTGGACGCCGGCGTCGGCGGCAAGGCCGCGGTCGAGATCGGGCGGCGGCTCGCCGCGCTCGCCCAGCGGCACCAGGTGATCGTCGTGACGCACTTGCCGCAGGTCGCCGCGTTCGCGGACACGCACCTGACGGTGGGGAAGCAGACCGGCAAGGGGTCGGTCACCTCGACGCTCACCGCACTGTCGCGCGAGGAGCGGATCGCCGAGCTGGCGCGCATGCTCGCCGGCCTGGGCGACTCCGACACCGGTCGCGCGCACGCGGAGGAGCTCCTCGAGGCCGCCGACTCCGACAAGGTCGCGCAGTCGGGGGCCCACGCCAGCAGGTAA